A genome region from Chloroflexota bacterium includes the following:
- the groL gene encoding chaperonin GroEL encodes MAKQILYGEEARRALKAGIDALANAVKVTLGPRGRPVALDRKFGAPNVINDGVSIAKDIELPDPFENMGAQLVKEAAIKTNDKCGDGTTTATVLAQAIVTGGFKNIAAGSDAMALKRGVEKGVEAVVEELKKMSTPVTTKEQVAQVATISAADSEVGNLIAEVMEKVGKDGVITVEESKGLLFETEYVEGMEFDRGYISPYFITNAELMKTELEDPYILITDKKISAIAELLPVLEKILQVSKNFVIIAEDVEGEALATLVVNKLRGTLNCLAVKAPGFGDRRKAMLEDIAILTGGKVISEEIGRKLDSTTVADLGRARKMVADKDNTTIVEGKGSEEAIQARIKQIKAQVDETTSDYDKEKLQERLAKLAGGVAVIKVGAATEVELKEKKHRVEDALSATRAAVEEGILPGGGVALINASPVLDKVKAEGDEAIGIAILKRAFEEPLRWIAENAGQEGSVVVDKVKRSKKGVGYDALKDEFGDMVAKGIIDPLKVTRTGLENASSIANMILTTESLVTDIPEKEKTPPMPPMPEY; translated from the coding sequence ATGGCAAAACAAATTCTTTATGGTGAAGAGGCAAGGCGAGCCTTAAAAGCTGGCATTGATGCCCTGGCCAATGCGGTTAAGGTCACTCTGGGGCCTCGGGGGCGCCCTGTAGCCTTGGACAGGAAGTTCGGCGCACCTAATGTTATTAACGACGGCGTTTCTATTGCCAAGGATATCGAGCTTCCCGACCCATTCGAGAATATGGGAGCGCAACTGGTTAAGGAAGCAGCAATTAAGACAAATGATAAGTGCGGCGATGGCACCACTACGGCCACTGTGCTAGCTCAGGCAATTGTAACCGGTGGTTTCAAGAATATAGCTGCCGGGTCTGATGCTATGGCTCTCAAGCGCGGAGTCGAGAAAGGCGTGGAGGCTGTTGTTGAGGAGCTGAAGAAGATGTCGACCCCGGTGACCACAAAGGAGCAGGTGGCGCAGGTGGCGACGATATCAGCTGCCGATTCTGAGGTAGGCAACCTCATCGCTGAGGTGATGGAGAAGGTAGGCAAGGACGGAGTAATTACTGTTGAGGAATCAAAGGGTTTGCTTTTTGAGACAGAGTATGTCGAGGGTATGGAATTCGACCGCGGCTACATAAGTCCTTACTTCATCACCAATGCTGAGCTGATGAAAACAGAGCTTGAAGACCCCTATATACTGATTACCGACAAGAAGATCTCAGCTATAGCTGAACTTCTGCCGGTTCTGGAGAAGATACTTCAGGTTTCCAAGAACTTTGTAATTATCGCTGAGGATGTAGAGGGTGAAGCACTGGCTACTTTGGTGGTCAACAAGTTGAGGGGCACTCTCAACTGTCTGGCGGTCAAAGCGCCGGGCTTTGGAGACAGGCGCAAGGCGATGCTTGAGGATATAGCCATTCTAACCGGGGGCAAGGTTATCTCCGAGGAGATAGGGCGGAAGCTGGATTCAACGACGGTGGCTGACCTTGGCCGAGCTCGTAAAATGGTCGCAGACAAGGACAATACCACCATAGTCGAAGGCAAGGGTTCTGAAGAGGCTATTCAGGCTCGTATCAAGCAGATAAAGGCACAGGTAGATGAGACAACCTCAGACTATGACAAAGAGAAGCTTCAGGAAAGATTAGCCAAGTTAGCCGGTGGCGTAGCAGTAATTAAAGTGGGAGCTGCCACTGAGGTTGAACTTAAGGAGAAGAAGCACAGGGTTGAGGATGCCCTTTCGGCAACCAGAGCTGCAGTCGAGGAAGGCATTCTGCCTGGTGGTGGCGTTGCCTTGATCAATGCCAGTCCGGTTCTGGATAAGGTCAAGGCTGAGGGCGATGAGGCCATCGGTATTGCCATTCTCAAGCGAGCCTTTGAGGAGCCGCTCCGCTGGATTGCCGAAAATGCCGGACAGGAAGGCTCGGTGGTAGTGGATAAGGTCAAACGCAGCAAGAAGGGCGTTGGCTATGATGCCTTAAAAGATGAGTTCGGCGATATGGTAGCCAAAGGTATAATCGACCCGCTTAAGGTCACCAGAACCGGTCTGGAGAATGCTTCCAGTATTGCCAATATGATACTGACCACTGAATCTCTGGTAACCGATATCCCCGAAAAAGAAAAGACCCCACCGATGCCGCCCATGCCTGAGTACTAG
- a CDS encoding IS1595 family transposase — MRKREFTAKNLERMFPDDNACLEWLVSQRYPNGIECPVCKKVTKHHKYKSRYVYACDQCGHHVSPLASTIFHKSPTPLKIWFDAIHEIATTRTGFSAKAFQRKHEVTYKTAWRIFKQVRKLLNETPIILDNEVEVDETYVGGKAHGKRGRGAENKTAVIGIAQRRGRIVTKVVADVKRSTVMPFIARNVAQRAIVYTDEYHVYDTVDRLGMRHESVNHADKVYANGRVHTNTIESFWSLTKRGISGVYHAVSPKYLQSYLNEYAFRHNHRKDETPMFVLMLNRIVASL, encoded by the coding sequence ATGAGAAAAAGGGAGTTCACAGCCAAAAACCTTGAGAGGATGTTTCCAGACGACAACGCCTGCCTTGAATGGTTGGTAAGCCAACGCTACCCTAACGGCATTGAGTGTCCTGTTTGCAAGAAAGTCACCAAGCATCACAAGTATAAGAGCCGATATGTCTATGCTTGTGACCAATGCGGGCATCACGTATCGCCACTTGCTAGCACAATCTTCCATAAGTCGCCCACACCCCTTAAGATATGGTTTGACGCCATACATGAAATAGCCACAACACGGACTGGCTTTTCGGCTAAGGCTTTTCAGCGAAAGCATGAGGTAACTTACAAGACGGCATGGAGAATATTCAAGCAAGTCCGCAAACTTCTTAATGAAACCCCTATAATTCTGGACAATGAGGTTGAGGTTGACGAAACCTATGTCGGCGGGAAGGCTCACGGCAAGCGTGGGCGTGGTGCAGAAAACAAGACCGCCGTAATCGGCATCGCCCAACGGCGGGGCAGGATAGTCACCAAGGTTGTCGCCGATGTCAAGAGGTCTACGGTCATGCCTTTTATCGCTCGGAATGTAGCCCAGAGAGCCATCGTCTACACAGACGAATACCATGTCTATGACACGGTTGACAGGCTCGGCATGAGGCACGAATCGGTCAACCACGCTGATAAGGTCTACGCCAACGGCAGGGTGCATACCAACACCATCGAGAGTTTTTGGAGTTTGACCAAGCGTGGCATAAGCGGTGTTTATCATGCTGTCAGCCCTAAATATCTCCAGTCTTACCTGAACGAGTACGCTTTTCGACACAACCATCGGAAAGACGAGACTCCGATGTTTGTCCTGATGCTGAATCGGATTGTCGCCAGTCTTTGA
- a CDS encoding MBL fold metallo-hydrolase, with amino-acid sequence MLIEVVALDITWLGHSCFRIKGKEATVITDPYHPSLGYSLSKLQANIVTLSHFHPGHCYTEAITSDFKEIKGPGEYELGGTFITGLATWHDAVQGQKLGKNTVYLLEMDGMALCHLGDLGHLLASEFIEDMDDIDVLFLPVGGVSTIGGSTGAEIVRRLTPKVVIPMHYKTVALAKELEPVDKFLKEVGIKESVSQAKLSVTRSTLPTSTQVIILDYPH; translated from the coding sequence ATTCTCATTGAGGTCGTTGCTTTGGACATCACTTGGTTAGGTCATTCTTGTTTTCGCATCAAGGGTAAGGAAGCTACAGTTATTACTGACCCGTACCATCCGAGCTTGGGTTATTCCTTAAGTAAACTCCAGGCTAACATAGTGACCTTGAGCCACTTCCATCCCGGCCATTGCTACACTGAAGCTATCACCAGCGATTTCAAAGAGATTAAAGGGCCCGGTGAATATGAGCTGGGAGGCACGTTTATTACCGGTCTCGCTACCTGGCACGATGCTGTCCAGGGTCAGAAGCTGGGCAAGAACACTGTCTATCTCTTGGAAATGGATGGGATGGCGTTATGTCATTTAGGCGACCTTGGCCATTTGCTGGCATCTGAATTTATAGAAGACATGGATGATATCGATGTGTTGTTTTTGCCTGTGGGTGGTGTGTCTACCATAGGTGGCTCGACGGGTGCTGAGATAGTAAGGCGTTTGACGCCCAAGGTTGTTATTCCTATGCACTACAAGACGGTGGCATTGGCCAAAGAGCTTGAGCCGGTGGATAAGTTCCTGAAAGAAGTGGGAATAAAGGAATCAGTCTCTCAAGCTAAGCTCTCGGTCACCCGGTCAACCCTGCCGACGAGCACTCAGGTGATAATCCTCGATTATCCTCATTAG
- the pdxS gene encoding pyridoxal 5'-phosphate synthase lyase subunit PdxS, producing the protein MDTGTWKVKSGLAQMLKGGVIMDVVTAEHAKIAEDAGACAVMALERVPADIRAAGGVARMADPTIIKAIMEAVSIPVMAKCRIGHFVEAQVLEALGVDFIDESEVLTPADESHHIWKHDFKVPFVCGCRDLGEALRRIAEGAAMIRTKGEAGTGNIVEAVRHMRAVHDGIRRLQALPIDELTTEAKNLGAPLELVLEIHKTGKLPVVNFAAGGVATPADAALMMQLGAEGVFVGSGIFKSSDPATRAKAVVKATTHYQDPAVIAEVSKALGTAMPGLDIKTIPPEELLATRGW; encoded by the coding sequence ATGGACACAGGTACTTGGAAAGTTAAATCAGGTTTAGCCCAGATGCTCAAGGGCGGTGTCATCATGGATGTGGTCACAGCGGAGCATGCCAAAATCGCTGAAGACGCTGGAGCCTGCGCCGTCATGGCACTGGAGCGGGTGCCGGCAGACATCCGGGCTGCCGGTGGTGTTGCCCGTATGGCTGACCCGACGATAATCAAGGCCATAATGGAAGCGGTAAGCATCCCGGTGATGGCCAAATGCCGCATCGGACATTTTGTCGAGGCCCAGGTGCTGGAGGCGCTGGGAGTCGACTTCATCGACGAATCTGAGGTGCTCACACCTGCCGACGAAAGCCATCATATCTGGAAACACGATTTCAAGGTCCCCTTTGTCTGCGGCTGCCGCGATTTAGGCGAAGCCCTACGCCGCATCGCTGAAGGTGCCGCCATGATTCGCACCAAAGGCGAGGCCGGTACTGGCAACATCGTTGAAGCCGTAAGACACATGCGGGCAGTTCACGACGGCATTCGCCGGCTGCAAGCCTTGCCCATTGATGAACTTACCACTGAAGCTAAAAACCTGGGTGCTCCCCTCGAGCTGGTGTTGGAAATACACAAAACGGGGAAACTACCGGTGGTCAACTTTGCCGCTGGCGGTGTAGCCACACCGGCCGATGCCGCGCTGATGATGCAACTGGGGGCCGAGGGCGTCTTCGTCGGTTCAGGTATTTTTAAGTCCAGCGACCCGGCGACGAGAGCTAAAGCCGTTGTTAAAGCGACCACACATTACCAGGACCCGGCAGTCATCGCCGAGGTATCCAAAGCCCTCGGCACAGCCATGCCCGGGCTGGACATAAAGACCATCCCGCCGGAAGAATTATTGGCCACCAGAGGCTGGTAG
- a CDS encoding helix-turn-helix transcriptional regulator, which produces MAQKRKKVDWNRQRILALRQHLRLTQAKLADELGTRQQTISEWETGMYKPRGTSATLLTLIAERSGFKYKPNAKKEAHD; this is translated from the coding sequence ATGGCTCAGAAACGAAAAAAGGTTGATTGGAATAGGCAACGCATTCTGGCGTTGCGGCAACACTTGAGGCTAACCCAAGCCAAACTAGCCGATGAGCTGGGCACCCGCCAGCAGACGATCAGCGAGTGGGAAACCGGAATGTATAAACCGCGAGGAACCTCGGCCACTTTGCTTACCCTGATCGCCGAGCGTTCTGGCTTCAAATATAAGCCAAACGCCAAAAAAGAGGCACATGATTAA
- a CDS encoding S41 family peptidase codes for MRIKNAGPMSVALAILLLMLPMLGAGCDFINEEVIPTIKSPEINNPLSFNNIGVKNIDGELPPEFDILAEAWKQLSEDYVDKSKLDPTKLSQGAVKGMVEALDDPYSGYVDPENKELEMSTFEGKFDGIGAVISMKDKQLTIVAPIADSPAEKAGIKAGDKILEIDGQSTSKLTLIEATLKIRGPKGTSVKLLVLHEGETEPVEIQIVRGEIKVESVFLEMRDDIAYIRLTQFLKSTGGELQGVLNEAIDKGAKGVVLDLRNNPGGLLNAATEVASQFLAMGMVAKVVDDEGRESPVAVKRGGIATYLPLIVLVNKGSASGSEIVAGALQDYGRAKLAGSQTFGKGSVQVVRDLSDGSALHITAYRWLTPFGRPIDGVGLKPDFVLELEDEELVDWAIQYLKGQIKTELLPVFAS; via the coding sequence ATGCGCATAAAAAATGCCGGTCCTATGTCTGTGGCATTGGCTATTCTGTTGCTTATGTTGCCGATGTTGGGTGCTGGCTGTGACTTTATTAACGAGGAAGTCATCCCCACAATTAAATCTCCTGAAATAAATAACCCTCTTTCTTTTAATAATATAGGTGTTAAGAATATTGATGGTGAGCTGCCTCCTGAGTTTGATATTCTGGCTGAGGCCTGGAAACAGCTGTCTGAGGACTATGTGGATAAAAGCAAGCTAGACCCCACAAAGCTGAGCCAAGGTGCAGTCAAGGGCATGGTTGAGGCATTAGATGACCCGTATAGCGGTTATGTTGACCCTGAGAATAAGGAATTGGAGATGAGTACCTTTGAGGGGAAATTTGACGGTATTGGTGCTGTTATCAGCATGAAAGATAAACAGCTAACAATCGTGGCACCGATCGCTGATTCTCCTGCGGAGAAGGCGGGCATCAAAGCCGGAGACAAGATTTTGGAAATTGATGGTCAGTCTACTTCTAAGTTGACTCTGATTGAAGCAACTCTCAAAATTCGTGGACCGAAAGGCACTTCGGTTAAACTTCTTGTATTGCATGAGGGTGAGACCGAACCAGTGGAAATTCAGATAGTCCGTGGCGAGATAAAGGTAGAGAGCGTTTTCCTTGAGATGCGCGATGATATTGCCTACATCAGGCTTACCCAGTTCTTAAAATCTACCGGTGGTGAGTTACAAGGTGTTCTAAACGAAGCTATTGATAAGGGGGCTAAGGGCGTTGTCCTTGACCTTCGCAATAACCCCGGTGGCCTGCTTAATGCGGCTACTGAGGTTGCCAGTCAATTTCTGGCCATGGGAATGGTGGCTAAGGTTGTGGATGATGAAGGAAGGGAAAGTCCGGTGGCGGTGAAGAGAGGTGGCATAGCTACTTACCTGCCGCTTATCGTCTTGGTGAACAAGGGCAGCGCCAGTGGCAGTGAGATAGTGGCTGGTGCTCTTCAGGACTATGGACGGGCTAAGCTGGCTGGAAGCCAGACTTTTGGCAAGGGCAGTGTTCAGGTTGTCCGCGACCTCAGTGACGGCTCAGCGTTGCATATAACCGCTTATCGCTGGCTGACTCCGTTCGGTAGGCCAATAGACGGTGTTGGGCTGAAGCCCGACTTTGTACTTGAACTCGAAGATGAGGAGCTTGTGGATTGGGCGATTCAGTATCTGAAAGGTCAGATTAAAACCGAATTGCTGCCGGTTTTTGCAAGCTAA
- a CDS encoding insulinase family protein, producing the protein MHEKVTLDNGLRLLTSEMPHTRSVSVVFFIGAGSCYETDTEAGISHFIEHICFKGTEKRHSSKEISEAIESVGGMINGGTDKELTTFWCRVTSEHFLLALDILIDLLRHSRFDATDIDRERQIIIEEINMSLDSPRQRVAMLIDELLWPGEPLGRDIAGSKETVASLTRQQMLDFFSAHYLPNTTVVAVAGDIEQKQVHDAVSQTLGEWKPNKVLTGFPYKGNQEMPRLQIEFREIEQAHLCLGVPGLSFFHADRYAVDLLSTILGEGMSSRLFNEIREQQGLAYDIHSYTDHFADSGAVVIHAGVDPSRTEDALKAIIDQVAKLKEQISESEINKAKEIAKGRLLLGLENSRNVAAWLGAQELLTNRILTADEVISLVEAVTIEDLKRVAQQLLTSEKLNLAIVGPVKEEKPLAKLLKL; encoded by the coding sequence ATGCACGAAAAAGTTACCCTGGATAATGGTTTACGCCTTCTCACCAGCGAAATGCCTCATACTCGTTCCGTCTCCGTGGTCTTTTTTATAGGCGCCGGCTCTTGCTATGAGACTGATACCGAAGCCGGCATCTCTCACTTCATCGAGCACATCTGCTTTAAAGGTACCGAAAAGCGCCATAGCTCCAAGGAAATCAGCGAAGCTATCGAAAGCGTTGGTGGCATGATCAATGGTGGCACCGATAAAGAACTGACCACCTTCTGGTGTCGGGTAACCAGCGAGCATTTTCTCTTGGCTCTGGATATCCTCATCGACCTGCTGCGACACTCCCGCTTTGACGCCACAGACATTGACCGAGAGCGCCAGATAATCATCGAGGAAATAAACATGAGCCTTGACTCACCGAGACAGCGGGTGGCTATGCTGATAGATGAGCTACTGTGGCCCGGTGAACCACTAGGACGTGACATCGCTGGAAGTAAGGAAACAGTCGCATCTCTAACCCGCCAACAGATGCTTGACTTTTTCTCCGCACATTATCTGCCAAATACCACAGTGGTCGCTGTAGCTGGCGATATCGAACAGAAGCAAGTGCATGACGCAGTCAGCCAGACTCTAGGCGAGTGGAAACCTAACAAGGTACTGACAGGCTTTCCCTATAAGGGCAATCAAGAGATGCCCAGATTACAGATTGAGTTTCGAGAAATTGAACAGGCTCATCTTTGCTTAGGCGTTCCTGGGCTATCTTTCTTCCACGCCGACCGCTATGCCGTTGACCTGCTTAGCACAATACTCGGTGAAGGTATGAGCAGCCGCCTCTTCAACGAGATCAGAGAGCAACAAGGGCTTGCCTATGACATTCACAGCTATACCGACCACTTTGCCGATTCAGGCGCTGTCGTCATCCACGCAGGGGTCGACCCCAGCCGAACGGAAGATGCATTAAAGGCGATTATCGACCAGGTTGCCAAGCTCAAGGAGCAAATCTCTGAGTCCGAAATCAATAAGGCTAAGGAGATAGCTAAAGGAAGATTATTGCTGGGCCTGGAGAACAGTCGGAATGTCGCTGCCTGGCTGGGAGCTCAAGAGCTACTCACCAACCGCATCCTTACCGCAGATGAGGTGATATCACTGGTCGAAGCTGTTACTATCGAAGACCTTAAGCGAGTGGCACAGCAACTCCTGACCAGCGAAAAGCTGAATTTGGCTATCGTAGGGCCAGTCAAAGAAGAAAAACCCTTAGCCAAGCTGCTCAAGCTTTAA
- the tsaD gene encoding tRNA (adenosine(37)-N6)-threonylcarbamoyltransferase complex transferase subunit TsaD, whose protein sequence is MKILGVESSCDETAAAVVEDGVSILSDVVASQVDIHSRYGGIVPEVASRQHVLTVLPVVESAMAEAKATWKDIKAIAVTMGPGLAGSLLVGVNVAKAIALAYGLPLIGINHLESHIYANWLSGGKPVFTCLCLIVSGGHSDLVLMSGHGQFEKLGRTRDDAAGEAFDKAARILDLGYPGGPAIEKAARDRPASFPLPRAWLKGSDDFSFSGLKTALLHLVRDNDFSDSSRVAEAAASFQQAVVDVLTTKTIQAAERLDVKQILLSGGVAANQALRDSFISNSPVPVLIPPPGLCTDNAAMVAACGYYRYQSGKIDGYDIDVLPSLSLG, encoded by the coding sequence ATGAAAATTCTGGGAGTTGAGAGCTCTTGTGATGAGACCGCGGCAGCGGTAGTTGAGGATGGAGTTAGCATTCTATCGGACGTCGTCGCCTCTCAGGTGGATATACACAGTCGCTATGGCGGCATCGTGCCCGAGGTAGCTTCGAGGCAGCATGTGCTTACAGTCCTGCCGGTGGTGGAAAGCGCTATGGCCGAGGCGAAAGCCACCTGGAAGGATATAAAGGCCATTGCCGTAACCATGGGCCCTGGTCTGGCAGGCTCGCTTCTGGTCGGGGTGAATGTAGCTAAAGCTATCGCCTTAGCTTACGGCCTGCCCCTCATTGGTATAAATCATCTTGAAAGCCATATCTACGCCAACTGGTTGAGTGGGGGTAAGCCTGTTTTCACTTGTCTCTGCCTTATCGTTTCCGGGGGGCATAGCGATCTGGTGCTGATGAGTGGGCATGGACAGTTTGAGAAGCTGGGACGGACGAGAGATGATGCTGCCGGCGAGGCCTTCGATAAGGCAGCTAGAATTTTGGACCTGGGTTATCCTGGCGGTCCGGCTATAGAGAAGGCAGCCAGAGACAGGCCGGCATCGTTTCCTTTGCCCCGGGCATGGCTTAAGGGCAGCGATGATTTCAGCTTCAGCGGATTGAAGACAGCTTTGCTCCATCTGGTCAGAGATAATGATTTTTCGGACTCTTCTCGGGTAGCAGAGGCGGCGGCCAGCTTTCAACAGGCCGTGGTTGACGTGCTGACCACCAAAACGATACAGGCTGCGGAGAGGCTGGACGTCAAGCAGATACTGTTATCCGGCGGTGTGGCGGCTAATCAAGCTCTCCGTGACAGTTTTATCTCCAATTCACCTGTGCCGGTGCTTATACCACCTCCGGGCTTGTGTACCGATAATGCGGCGATGGTTGCTGCTTGCGGCTACTATCGCTACCAGTCGGGCAAAATCGATGGCTATGATATAGATGTGCTACCCAGCCTCAGCCTCGGTTAA
- a CDS encoding DUF2851 family protein: MKTQVSEKLIARLWQCHLVKSLVTDDGEPFQAIYPGRVSNTSGCDFKDAVFALNGHIMNGDIEIHVKSSQWYSHGHHQDPKYNNIALHIVWWHDSQSHTLMQNGKAIPTISLNSFFSSPLDELDNLANLSGYYLTSCPKVSQHSNTERLNKLLTIAGEERFAAKVSLSCKALNKEKAGQVLFRGIARALGYAQNAEPCEELANRLSLSFLERAEPESDTSRQALILGTAGLLPSQRKRSIEDMETDKLERIWRSLVITQTMKKDDWCFFRVRPDNFPTRRLVALSYLLARYHQTGLLRGILELAKKAPQGTEHGWLINGLVIDGQGYWRNHFDFGIAQKRSSAIIGREKASEIVINTILPFACAWGELNSELKLKKKAAEIYRRYPSPADNELTRHMKQQLLLKPDARLSACQQQGLIHIFKTYCRLRNCAECTVAFNRG, encoded by the coding sequence ATGAAAACACAGGTTTCAGAAAAGCTCATTGCCCGCCTCTGGCAGTGCCATCTAGTAAAAAGCCTGGTTACCGATGATGGTGAGCCATTTCAGGCAATATATCCCGGCAGAGTCAGTAACACCAGTGGCTGTGATTTCAAAGATGCCGTTTTCGCCCTCAACGGCCACATAATGAACGGGGACATCGAGATTCATGTTAAGTCCAGCCAGTGGTATAGCCACGGTCATCACCAAGACCCTAAATATAATAATATAGCCTTGCATATCGTATGGTGGCACGATAGCCAATCTCACACCTTAATGCAAAATGGCAAAGCCATTCCTACAATCAGCCTGAATTCTTTCTTCAGCAGTCCGTTAGACGAGTTAGACAATCTAGCCAACCTGTCTGGTTATTATCTAACCTCTTGCCCCAAAGTCAGCCAGCACTCAAATACAGAGCGCTTAAATAAACTGCTTACTATCGCCGGCGAGGAAAGGTTCGCCGCCAAAGTAAGTCTGTCCTGCAAAGCTCTGAATAAAGAGAAGGCGGGGCAGGTGCTATTTCGCGGCATAGCCAGAGCTCTGGGCTATGCCCAGAATGCTGAGCCCTGCGAGGAACTGGCCAACAGGTTATCTCTAAGTTTTTTGGAGAGAGCCGAACCGGAGAGCGATACCAGCAGGCAAGCTTTGATTCTGGGGACCGCCGGACTACTGCCTTCTCAGCGGAAAAGGTCAATTGAAGACATGGAGACAGATAAACTGGAAAGGATATGGCGCTCCCTCGTCATCACCCAAACCATGAAGAAAGATGACTGGTGCTTCTTCAGAGTGAGACCGGACAACTTCCCCACTCGTCGCCTTGTTGCCCTGAGCTACCTCCTGGCCCGTTATCACCAAACGGGGCTCCTCCGAGGAATACTCGAACTAGCAAAGAAGGCGCCTCAGGGAACTGAACATGGCTGGCTGATAAACGGCTTAGTCATTGACGGCCAGGGCTACTGGAGAAACCACTTCGATTTCGGCATCGCCCAGAAAAGAAGCTCGGCCATTATCGGCCGAGAGAAAGCTTCAGAAATAGTTATAAATACCATACTGCCCTTCGCCTGCGCCTGGGGTGAGCTGAATTCTGAACTGAAGCTGAAGAAAAAAGCTGCTGAAATTTACCGCCGCTATCCCAGCCCGGCAGACAACGAGCTAACTCGGCATATGAAACAGCAGTTACTTCTCAAGCCGGATGCCCGCCTTTCTGCCTGCCAGCAGCAGGGGCTGATTCATATCTTCAAGACCTATTGCCGTCTCCGAAATTGCGCTGAGTGTACTGTAGCTTTTAACCGAGGCTGA
- a CDS encoding biotin transporter BioY — MKTSTARLTFMDVALPRTGFLWDVVLVVGFACLTAAFAQISFWIGPVPITGQTLAVLLAGALLGSRRGALSQLSYLAVGATGIPYWFALGGPLGIARLIGPTGGYLMGFVAAAFLVGWLAERGWDRRVWTAIPAMLGGSVVIYIFGLSWLAHFVSEGTLLQTGLYPFIVGDLIKVAVAALFLPSGWLLLRRFMT; from the coding sequence ATGAAAACGTCAACCGCTCGGCTCACCTTTATGGATGTTGCTTTACCTAGAACTGGTTTTCTTTGGGATGTGGTCTTGGTGGTTGGTTTTGCTTGCTTAACTGCTGCCTTTGCCCAGATAAGTTTCTGGATCGGTCCGGTGCCTATTACGGGACAGACCCTTGCTGTTCTTTTAGCCGGTGCTCTTCTGGGAAGCCGGCGGGGAGCATTGAGCCAGCTCAGCTATCTGGCTGTGGGGGCTACAGGGATTCCATATTGGTTCGCCTTAGGTGGACCTCTGGGCATCGCTCGTTTGATTGGCCCTACTGGCGGTTATCTGATGGGCTTTGTGGCAGCCGCTTTTCTTGTCGGCTGGCTGGCTGAAAGAGGCTGGGACCGACGTGTATGGACGGCAATTCCAGCTATGCTTGGCGGTAGTGTTGTTATCTATATCTTCGGACTGTCCTGGCTAGCCCATTTCGTTTCTGAAGGCACTTTGCTCCAGACTGGGCTTTATCCCTTCATAGTCGGCGATTTGATAAAGGTGGCTGTGGCCGCTTTATTTTTACCTTCAGGGTGGTTACTTCTGAGACGATTTATGACTTGA
- a CDS encoding co-chaperone GroES, whose translation MAVKLEPLGDRVVVKPSPKEEVTKGGIVLPDTVKEKPQEGKVIAVGPGRMTEDGKRIAMDVKVGDIVIYAKYGGTEIKEDDEELIILRESDILAKKSSK comes from the coding sequence ATGGCGGTTAAACTTGAACCATTAGGAGACAGAGTTGTGGTAAAGCCGAGTCCGAAGGAGGAGGTTACCAAAGGTGGTATTGTTCTTCCAGACACTGTTAAGGAGAAGCCACAGGAAGGCAAGGTCATCGCTGTCGGTCCGGGCAGGATGACTGAAGATGGCAAACGCATAGCCATGGATGTGAAGGTCGGTGATATAGTGATTTATGCCAAATACGGCGGCACCGAAATTAAGGAAGATGATGAGGAACTTATTATCCTCAGGGAAAGCGATATTTTAGCCAAGAAAAGTTCTAAATAG
- a CDS encoding ribonuclease HI family protein: protein MHLNIYADGASWGNPGPAAVGAVIKDEKQKELAKISQYIGEATNNQAEYQAVIIALKAAARFKATDVTLYLDSELVARQLAGSYKVRNLFLFPLYKEAVELCKKFANISIIHVGHDGNAEAHALAKAELKKFVK, encoded by the coding sequence ATGCATCTTAATATCTATGCTGACGGAGCTTCTTGGGGCAATCCTGGCCCGGCAGCCGTAGGGGCTGTTATCAAGGATGAGAAGCAAAAAGAATTGGCTAAGATCTCTCAATACATTGGAGAGGCTACTAATAATCAAGCGGAGTATCAAGCGGTCATCATCGCTTTAAAGGCGGCCGCCAGGTTTAAAGCAACTGATGTCACGCTTTATCTGGATTCAGAATTAGTAGCTAGACAATTAGCCGGCAGTTACAAGGTGAGAAACCTTTTTCTCTTTCCTCTCTACAAAGAGGCTGTCGAGCTGTGCAAGAAGTTTGCCAATATATCTATTATCCACGTTGGGCACGATGGGAATGCTGAAGCCCATGCCTTGGCTAAAGCAGAATTAAAGAAATTTGTGAAATAG